The DNA region TAAAGATTGTAGCAACTTGGAATTTCATTTCTAGAAAAAGTACGATTAATAAAGAGAGCCCAAACCTAgtttaaatatcaaaagatGTGAAAAAAAGAGTCCTGAAACTGTCTCCGAACAATAGATGCTGGCAATTAGAGCAAGATCTTAAACGAGACCGTTATCAGGTAACTTCATCTGTAACTGAAGATTCATAAACTTCCTGGCCAAATGTATTCTGCTTAAATAGAGTTGCCATTGAtaagaattgaaaagttttaattattctacTGTTTGCTGCTCATTACTGGAGCCATCGACTTTCAATAAATTGCGTTCGGCGAGTTTGTTTTTTAGAACGATTAAAATGTGTGAGAAAGTTTATACCATTGTTCGATTATTCTTTGTTGCATTAATGAGGGATACTTCCGGTCGAACCGAAAGCATTATCTGCCATCTAACTATAATATCGAGGCCTCTAAATGAACTCTTAAATCTTTTTGTACCGTTTTCTTATGATGCAATTATAGTAGGTGATACTTAAATCATTtcacttttgataaaattgatgTGACCTTATTTTGTTACTTCGAACTCATTTCGCGATTGTTGAagaattaatcataaaattcattttttgatttatgatttccactaataaatgtttttattttcttacagatTAAATGAGAATTATatctaagataatttttatctgaaagaatgaaaaataaaaatttgcttgtctGAAGAATAAGCTACGCTCTACATTTTAGCacgtttgttaaaataaaaaaaataaaaactgaaggttgattaattaaattaaatttattaagcgTGACCTTACAGTGTTTTCAAagttttccataaatttaatttttttactttttacaacaTCTTTTAAGgcgaatttattatttttaactacatgctaaggaaaattaaaataaaatatattcgaaTGTACAAGAACATGGTGAAATGTACGGCATTTCTGGCTCTACGGGAGCACCAAaacattagtaatttttaccgaaacacttTGGTaagtgattttggtaaaattaacaataaaatatgatcttatagatatgataaaaatttcaaaaatggtaaaattttgttattttatcatgataaccTTAGACcagacataaaaaccatttattcgttgaaatttactattcaactttgtattttttactgaatgtgtggtaattacaataattttgaaaactaaaattgtcggtaaaccgttaccatatgaatggaaaaaatttcagaatgaatgatttaaatactgtatattttggtttttattgccGAATTAGggtagtttttttaaaccagaaatatCTTTACCATGCAGTACGGTAACATCACCATAATTTGTTTCGCTTGCTCTATTTACTCTATTTCAACCctctattgaaatttataaaataaaaccaaaattttattgtaactctATTTTTgtcagatacttaaaaaaacaacaacactcCAAGTAATGTAActtgtaaaatagttttagttttaattaatttttgaaatattttagtttgtaatttataattttctttccttttaggTTATCATTGCTGTTTTAGGCTTGACCTTAGTTTCAGCTGACCCATATGGTTATGACCATCATACTCCATCTTATGGATACAAACCATCTTACTCTCTTCCAGAGCCTGTATATGAAGTCCACGTATGTATTATGTCTCAGTTTTTTCAATCTATTAAGATAATATACGCaattcataaagaaataaaataattttataattacgcAAAAAATCATTGTgttatctgatttaaaaaataatgtgccTATAATTATGATAACTAATTATGAAAGACATTATATTCGAAAAATGCTTACGCGGagagaaaaagtatggtcaaaactaccagaataaggTAAATGTTTCCAGTTTCCCAGCTCTATGGGAAGACCGAAGCACTTTGGCACTGAATTTggtaaagttaacaataaaatatgggcTTATAGTATGTGACTAAATTTGggaaatttggtaaaatttggtaattttatcatgatacttcaGAGGAGATCAAACATTTATTccgttaaatttttcttcagttttgcattttctactaaatgtgtggtaataaaaactagaataataaaaaccaGGATTTCCGGAAAACATTTACcatataaaaattaccaaattaccaaataaatggttcaaataccatacattttggttttattaaccaggattatgcttttattttaccaGACATGTCATTATCATATAGTACTGTAAATAtacctttcttttctttttgtagcTAAAATGAAACCTTCTTTAATCTatgaaaaatcgttttaaaactgtatacaaaaatgtttaaaaatttataataaatttgaattcttcataaatttgaattcattaaattaagataatattttggtttaatgtTTCATCAATGATAGTTCTctctttatattgttttaaaacttcctTCATAGTTGTATCTACAATATGCTTTATCCTTTTTCCATGGAAATTTGTATTTAGTTCAGCATATTGGGATATTTCTAAGTTATTATTTCGAACCAAATTTTCATtacagaatttcaaaatgtctttagcaatatattttcaaaaactcgCGAAAAACTTTGATAGGAAGTGTACAACACTGTTAAAACTTAAGGAGCATATTGCCCcaaatttcctttcaaatttgGTACAACTTTATTATGGTACCATATTGGGCCATGTTATAGCAGAATATGGCTCAATATTCTACGATATGgaagagttttcttttaaactggATTCCCCTATTTTAGGGTTCAACTTAAGCAGGAATGTAGTACTTTCAAGCAAGTTATTAATGTTTCATTGACTTACATattattgaagttaaaaatattgatattatggTACTATGTGCTCAATTAATCACGTCTAATTACACTGAACTTTATTGATGCATTTGTTTTGCTTACAGGAAAAACCCCAACCCTACAGTTTTGGCTATGAAACCAAAGATGCTTATGGCAACAAACAATTCCGTCAAGAAGACAGCGATGCTAGCGGAGCTAAAAAGGGATCATACGGATACACTGATGCCCATGGTATATACAGAACCGTAGAATACGTTGCTGATAAACACGGTTTCAGAGCATGGATCAAGACAAACGAACCAGGAACCGCCAACCAAAACCCAGCTGATGTTGATGTCAACGCAGTTGAATCGCCAGTTGTTCACCATGCTCCAGCTTACAGTGCTCCAGTTCACTACACAGCTCCCGCTCATTACGATAGCTACGGATCTGCCCCAGTTGTTTACAAGACCCCCGTTGTTTACAAAGCTCCAGTTGCCTACAAAGCCCCAGTTGCCTACAAAGCTCCTGAACCAGTTTACAAAGCACCAGTTGTATACAAGGCTCCAGTAGCATACAAAGCTCCAGTTGCTTACAAAGTTTCTCACAAAACACCAGTCTATGCTCCAAGCTCACCAAAAGTATACAAGATCCCAGCTTACGGATACAAACCACATTACCGCAAGTATGATGATGTCTATTAAATGAAGTGAAGGactaagttttgttttcaaacctCGATTGTGATGCATGGTTTTGTACAATAATATTGTCTACGGtgatcttaacttttttttaagatcacTTGTAGTTGCAATTGTTATCTAGTATGTATGagatattttacgttttttttatcactatgTGATGGCTATTTTGGATTTTCAAAgcgttttctatttaataaaagacatcgaaaagtaattttataaaaagctaaaacatgacttaaatttaaaaggaatgttttatgcatttaaatttcgaaaccTATAATTTGTTTCCTCCAAAGgattaggtaaaaaaatattttaactgtaacaAAAACGTAACCGCAATACAAAAGTAACTGTATCTTTAAATGTAACTGTTTCTAAGCTATGCATCTGTAACATGTGCCAAGTTTTCTATTTGGTTTTGGTGTATATAATGTTTCTCGGCTTGGGCTTAGTTTtccaatattcttttatttgatttttagtgaTATAAAACgcattgaaacttttttttttaaattttggttcttATTACTTAGAGTTAAGTCATGAGATACTTTAATTATCTGATTCAACATGCCAGTGGCGAATGCTTTTCACTTATTCAACTCTTCATCctttatttattctcttttctcattttgtaataattcttACCCTCgtttttgttgttctttttaTGTTTGTACAGTGTTTTATGGTAAAACTGATGTATAAGTGATTTTAtgcaagcaatttttattttatggtgtACAAGTGTACTGTGATTTTAGGGACTCTTCTTCTGTTTATatgtgtaatatatattttcagagaaagcaaaataaaatattattttaaaaaatctgaagtgAGATTTTGTCCTGATAAAACATAATGAATTTATGCTTGCATTGGAAATTAAACAAGGCTTCCATACTTTGATtccaattcaaattttaatcagaggaaaaaatattaacaaggCTTATTAAAcaaggcttttttttaatgagttaacATTGCAATTTCCTCCgcaaacactttttaaattcttagttAATTTTTGGTTACGTAAGATTCAGCggaattttttttgtcgaaaataacctttattaaatcttaatttcattttcggTAAGCAGggatctaaaattttaaaactaaaacaaacttttaatcttcaaaaatttcttttttgtttttaaaaataacggcaaatttgagagtaaaaaaaacttgtcaactgaattgtaattgtaaagaCTAAATTGTTCATGCCACGCGCAGAGTTCTGCTATGAATCACTGTAAAAAAGCTTGGCCCGCAATTTTTGGTATGGaggtaaactaaatacatttttaagtacaaaattgtggttattgtgtaaaaaagtatataaaattaatagaatgacaattatttgaaagattaaatgtaaatatgttacgaaaaagttattgtttttttcaacaaaattttttctcaatgaagCCATAAATTGATTCTAATACGCATGAAAATGCTTGTTGTCAGTAAATAAACAAGCATAAAatggattaataaataaacaaaactataacAGTGAAAAGGTAAATATAAAAACGTGACCAGTTTTTCTCAACACCAAAAACGATGGCAAccaaacaacaaattttttttacagtgattgCATTGCATggatatcaaaataatattttttctagattaATTATATGGTTGATTACCTGGGAactgaaatcttttaaaaaatttcagatatacATTGATAGAACTATATTTattgttcaatatttattttttaatgaaacgttctaaacatttttacttaaaacgcgagaaaaataataaatttagactTAGTGCTTAGCTTTTGGCTCAAAACATGCCTGACATCATGCAAACATAAATTTGatgactttgaaaataaaattagagtttgaaatttttattacaacaatattttttaaagattttctggATTTATCGCATTCAGTACATATTTTAAGTACTCTTGTTAAAAAgagatgaaatatatataaattaaatatgcatactaaaagtttttaattaattttaaaaaaagtaatcaaaaattgatgaataattgaaaatatgacgaaaatgtttaacctccgaagaaaaaataaatttgcaataaatatacgTACTGAAAgccataaatttatttaaaaaaaagcattcaaagCTAGACGAATCATGAACGAGAACGGCGAAAATGCTTAATTGCCAGAGGAAACTAAGAGGAAGTAAAAggtaataataagaaaacatcTAAAACTTTCATCAGGGAATCAAGTTGATTCTgatatttttcctgttttccTTCATAGAGATTCGCCAGTTTCGattaagtttatatttctttcttactgTATAAGTTTGTGACATCTAACGCATAAAAATTCGAATGCTTAAACAaatgtttatcttaaaatgctttttatttgcttcttcaacactaagaaataaaaagaataaattaagttCCTCGAAAGTTTAGATCTCAAAACTTAAGATGAAAAATCATATCAATAACCTAGCAGATGTAAaagagaaattgaaataatggttattaaattttctaggCTACAAAATGCTAGATTTTATTGTTTCCtcaattgtgtttttattacCAACTAAATTGctgctatatatttttattgcccattattaattttctttattatattttatcaaaaataatatttgatatatttttcatagcAATCTTCAAGATGTTATACAGAGAAAATTGATACGACAAATATACTAAGCTTATTAAGACGTTTTTGTATTGTCATTTGTAAGATTTCGTGATTGTTTTTGcgcaatacatttaaaaataatactctaTTGACCTGATTAACTTCTACTAAagatagtaattttttgttgcaaatcgtaaattttcatacaaaagcTCATAGCTGTGAGTCATATATTAGCTGATTTAGTTTCtaagaacttattttttctcattctcattttaaagttatgcacttgaaatttagttatttcaatGCTTTTATAGGATTGGTTATATCTTTGGTTATAAAAACTTCCATATGCAAATGGCTAAAGGCCTATAATCttaaccattttaaattaaatttcagatagTATGACTTGAAGGTATATATATACTCGGTATCATGATGAATTATAACAATGGAGCAATCACGGTTGCAGTTACAGTGAACTTCAGATTTTAGTAAACTAGAATTTTCCCCACGTTTTTTTTCCATCCGTAAGTGatcctcattttaaaaaacataaaattgaattgGATACTCATTTTATCATGTAAAACAGTGACAATAGTTTAGTATGAAGcagcataaaattcattttacttttttttgtctttccTGCGTTCATCAGAGTGCATTTAGAAGAACTGAATCGTTAACACGacaaaaacataataatcttttcttcatcTTTTCCCAGAGCCACCGTTTCTCATGatacaaatattattcatactccattttgtattttttactttaaattaatgtgaGGATCCCGGTTTTCCTCATTGGAATGCGAATCCTCAATCCTCTGAGTCACCGCGACTCAAGCTCCcttgattgataaaaaaaaatcaagctgcATGTTAAGTGCCAGCTCAGAAAAATCCATAACAAGGCTAAAGAGTGACATATATAGTTTGgcatcactttttaaaaaaaatgaatataaaatagtaatatgtTTAGTATTTATTCTCAAGAACTGGTACCACAGATAAATattgagtttctttttattcGAGAAGCTCTGGGTTCAACAGCTAGAAcagttgagaaataaaatagcattcaaatttctaaaaatttccgggtaatttgctttgaaaaatttgttattcaaCAAAGAATCTGAATGTCTCTTATAcaatttgaaattgatatttaagattGAAAACAGATAACGAGTATGAGAACCTGACATTGCAAATCATACTtgtttacaatttgttttaattttattgttattttatgaaatgacacatatacatttctttaaaaaataattttgcactaAGAAATTGTAAGCCACGTTTAACTTGAAAGCTTATATTAGCAcatctgtattaaaaataatgaacatagATTATAATGCCGTTTATTGTTCTGAGCTGAAAGTTTCTgagttatttctaaaatataaaaaaaattatagctccAGAGAGCTTtacatatttcagtttttaaaaaaatataattttgagctTTTTACCAGTTTTCAAATAATGGTTTGAgtcattataaatttcagttcaCTATAGTGACGTCATaaagaagtactttttttaaatttaagtattgcaaatgcaatataaaaataagtatttcaaaaaagtataatttttaattgtaacgGGACAATGAATTTAAGGATACTTATAATAGGAcgtatgtaaaaaatatattattattattatgtttaaaatttgttaaaaggaTTGAATAGGTAATTTTTTAACGCCATTTAAATATTcgtaaataattatgtatgtttAAAGGGGTGTTCTCAGGAATCCTTTCAccaaaaactacaattttagtttcttaaaatcgaagcaaaactttatttttaaactatactgttttgttgaataaataattcttttgtcTTTAAAACGCAGTGCACTTTAAAACgcagtatttaaaaacttttcaaactatttaaaaactcCTCAGTTAGGTCAGTAGAGAAAGGAGAACAAACTTGAGAAATATTGAACGATTCTTAGAAATCAAACTTTTTGTCAGAGTGGTCAAACGTATATTGGACAAACTaaacgcatttttaaatttcgtctAAAGGAACATGAAAGATATGTCCCAAAATCAAGATATTAAACGTCCTTCATAGTTGGAATTCTAATCctagatttgaaatttattctcgtataatcattcaaaaatgcttttcatCTACCAAGCTCGATTTTCGGGAAtcattgcatattttgaaagcttttaataatttagttcagGATAATTTTTtcgcattaatatttttattattattattaaaaatattgtactaatattattatattatctttttaatattatattattattattatattgttttttaaaaatattatactattattattaataattataataataatactattatttctattattctaATCCAATAATTTGCACTTCCTCTAAACTTCCTCATGCCTCGTTATTGAagcctttattttattatcttgttcAAACTTTTTCCTTTGACCCTACTATTTAAGTAAGTTTGCACACGTTTGTCTCTTTTCTCTTCTACTGTCATCTGGTGTTGAGACATTGAAGAAAGTGCCAATTcatagaactgaaactatatgtccatttctgtactttattcatgttgctttttgttttagttaataTAAGCACTATTTCTAAAATCTGTTAGTGAAACATCATAAAACTCACgacaaaacttttttgttgcaatgcataaatatatttattcaaccaATCAAGTTACACACccttcacatttaaaaatatatacaatataatcACATATAAAAATTGGTACCGAGGTTAAGTTGATGAAAATGATACAGATTAAATCTATCACccataaaaaatgaatcatgaaatatatagtacattatttataaaactctgCATTAAAAAGCTTTCGAATGCTTGACCAGtacaaaatttgtgcaaaacTTGCATATAATGCAAATCAAGATATTGATGACAAAACCCGTCATAATAACATAACATCCGATATGTTGAACGTCTCAGTGTGTGATAAAATCTAGATTTTCTAAACATATAGCATAATTATTGCCTCAAATCCCATATTTCATCAGGTATCTCAACTGATTCCACTTCTAACCTTTCAAGTGGAGGACTTGGAGCTGAAAATCTATTCACGGAGGGTCTTAATCTTTTACCAAAAGCCGGCCTTTGTCTTTGCAGACGTTCAGACCTAACTGGTTGTTGTTGTTCTGGACCTTCTACTTCAGTAACTTGTTCGCCACTGGGCTCTTCTGGGGCGGCTTCAGTAACTGTTTCTGCATCGTCTGTGGGTGGATCCTCAATAGGTGGATCAACAGGTTTTTCTTCTGCAGGAGGTGCTTCTGTTGGTGGAGGTAAAGGATATTTATATCCTGGTGAAGGAGTGTAGGTGGGATACTTTGGTGGTGCAGGATACTTCGGTGCAGGTGGTGGATAGCTTGGAGTGTACTTTGGCTTGTAGCTTTTTGGTGGAGGGGGAGGATAACTTGGTTCTGGGTATTTTGGCTTGTAGCTTTTTGGTGGAGGGGGAGGATAACTTGGCTCTGGGTATTTTGGCTTGTAGCTTTTTGGTGGAGGGGGAGGATAACTTGGTTCTGGGTATTTTGGGTTGTAACTTTTTGGATGATCGGGATAAGTAGCAGGGGGTGGGTATTTTGGAGGTGGAGGATAGCTAGGTTTATCTGGTTTTGGAGGCGAAGGATATTTCGGGGCAGGAGGTGGATAGCTAGGATACTTAGGTTGAGGATATTTTGGAGCAGGATATTTAGGTGGAGAATAAGGGGGAGGTGAAGGGTAATCAGGTTGTGGATAATACGCTGGTGCAGGGTATTTTGGCTCTGGGTAGGTTGGAGGTGGGTACTTTGGTTGAGGATAGGCTGGATACTTTGGTTGAGGATAAGATGGATACTTTGGTTGAGGATATGCTGGATACTTTGGCTGAGGATAAGCTGGATACTTCGGCTGAGGATACGCTGGATACTTTGGTTTTGGATAAGCTGGTGGTGGATATTTTGATTGAGGATAAGCTGGTGGTGGATATTTTGGTTGGGGATAAGGACTAGAATATTTAGGGTAGCTGGGTGGGTAACTATAAGAATAAGAAGTTTTTGTCGGTTCTGGATACTTATACTGAGGAGGTGAGGGATAAGATGGATATGAAGGCGAATATGCAGGAGGTGGATAAGCAGGATAAGTTTTCGGAGGAGGCTTGTAAGGAGGTGGGTCCAATGCTGTTATTTCTACGCTGGCTGGATTCTGATTAGCAGTACCAGgctcatttgttttaattttcgcTCTAAACCCTGCGTTATCGGCAACATAATAGACAGTACGATAGACGCCATCGGCATTCCAGTAACCATATGATCCTTTTACAGATCCATCGTAAGGATCAGAAGACTCGTAACGATTTTGAGAGTTACCATAGCCATCATCCGTGTTGTATCCAAATGAATAaggtttctgaaaaaaaaaataaaaattataattaagaactGCAAggttatcaaaaaattttttaaaatgatatttagaCTNGGTGGGTCCAATGCTGTTATTTCTACGCTGGCTGGATTCTGATTAGCAGTACCAGgctcatttgttttaattttcgcTCTAAACCCTGCGTTATCGGCAACATAATAGACAGTACGATAGACGCCATCGGCATTCCAGTAACCATATGATCCTTTTACAGATCCATCGTAAGGATCAGAAGACTCGTAACGATTTTGTGAGTTACCATAGCCATCATCCGTGTTGTATCCAAATGAATAAggtttctgaaagaaaaaaaaattataattaggaaCTGCAgggttatcaaatttttttttaaaacgatatttAGACTAAAACTCTTTAATACgaaggaattatttttcagtttaaaaaatatattaatatcttaAGCTTGTATTGCCATGATAGGAAAtacatttgcaaataaatatacatgcggatatattttaagaaataaaatgtttctctaACAATTTTTTCCCGTATTTCATTGAAGTATTGAGAGAGAATTTATCcaaaaaggtaatatttttttgcaatgatcTGAATGTTTTTAATGGATAATctatggaattttaaatacattcaatAATGGAGTGAAGAAACTAAAatacagcaatttttatttcgaataatacaaaaaaattttcctgtattttttatttcctgaaataaattttcattctcaattttttagtCGTTACTGATTAATCGAAAGATATGCAAAAAAGGCTAATAAATGCCCTCacctaaaaaaatacattctactaattaattcttaattgtcTACATTTATCTTGTAAATCGCaatctaaaaatgatttataagtGCAATAAACAGTTATTGCCAGTTAAAGTGAGTTAtcttttatgagaaaaaatatgacGAAATCTAAATGACActgtttaattaaatcaaattgtattaaaacatttatattgcaAGTTTAACTGCTTTTGCAAATCATTGAGAAAGGCTTAGAACTTTTTGCAAGGaattaagtaaagaaattagtgaattttatttagtaaacagaaatttttcatattgtaaaatgaaagtttttgctGCTTTAAAAAGTATATGATTCCTTGCtaagtttcagaaaattgtGGTATGTTATATAACAATCTACAACACAGAAATCTTACAAAGtattctataattttgataacatacatatttaatgttattattacatGATACTAATGTTtacttgataaatattttttgatgtcgGAACTAAATTGACTTAAAACTTCTTTAAGCTcgtaatacttattaaaataaatgtaatcttATAGTAAACgtttttattagataatatttttactgtttatatcttattgttttcttatttcaactatttaatttaagttgtattaatttttttaaaattaatttctaattttatattattaatctgATGAACAAGTTCAacaaaaaatctacaaaaacaATACGTGTTACAATgagaaaatacaattattttttgaaacaaagtgcaatgattgcaaatttttatataagaaataaatttatagttctaGAATTCATGGTAatataataagttttcaaaattgatacGGAATATACAATTatgagattttaattttgctgacgataaattaaatttttaaattatctcagTAAAATCTAATagcatattttacttattaaagcattacattaaaactaaataaaatgccttcctgatttttttttgctgaatagtgtttttttaagttaaattgaaattgatattaGATTTAAGATTTCATCTATACAATAAGTAAATATCAGtcatgtatataatttttaggaaTCAAAAGGTTATAAAAGGGTTTGAAAACTTGTCGTTATTGAGTCTCGTAACATCTAGTTATAGTATATTacatcaatttttattcatagaatGGTTTTCCTTGCTTCTGTAAACTATGATTCAAGCTAACAATTGCTAGAATTCCAAACATTTAAGGAGTACAAAGAAatgtacaaagaaaaaaagcaaaatctagtttttttatttttaaataatttataagtttgtGCACTTTTACgaacatttttgttataattatatttagaaatgaatagaatctagcatttttttcccatttggttgaatataaaaaatcattttttccaatttttaagataaaactttttttttacatccacATATTTCATAGTCGTGGACTGAAGGACTTCCTATTTCATgtgattttgctaaaaatttaacaacatattttttacaactttttcgcTCGACTTAACTGAAACCTTAACATTATTGATTTTACGAATATTGAATTTGACCACTTCAACTTAAAATCTAAGtacacatattttattaattgttaaaacgCAAACTAGAACTGATTAAAAAcacaactgaaatattaaaccacgaactagaataaattaaaacacaattcTGTTAGAAAAAACTACCAATACTAGCTTAAAAACTCAtcaactttttaataatcttaaacatAGCAGTTTTACCAAATAATAAACATCAAACTCAAGAACatatcaaaactgaaaaaacgtCGGTGGCGTAACtagatcacttaaaaaatacaacaataacgAAGGCGCAACTAGATCACATAtcgttttgtaatttattatcgtTTTCAAATTCCAGGAAAATAAATGATCTAGTTCATCGCTTTTAACACTAATGCCGTATATTTATACTACAAACATTGCTATAAGGATTTTTTCGATTTCATTTAtagtatttgattaaatatgtcTTAAATCTATACATGAAGCATTCTTGATCGTCATGTATTCTgccattttttaagaatagggACCGATGGGGTAAAGTGGGTATAAAATcaagctttt from Parasteatoda tepidariorum isolate YZ-2023 chromosome 2, CAS_Ptep_4.0, whole genome shotgun sequence includes:
- the LOC107456669 gene encoding cuticle protein 16.8-like, whose translation is MLHQVIIAVLGLTLVSADPYGYDHHTPSYGYKPSYSLPEPVYEVHEKPQPYSFGYETKDAYGNKQFRQEDSDASGAKKGSYGYTDAHGIYRTVEYVADKHGFRAWIKTNEPGTANQNPADVDVNAVESPVVHHAPAYSAPVHYTAPAHYDSYGSAPVVYKTPVVYKAPVAYKAPVAYKAPEPVYKAPVVYKAPVAYKAPVAYKVSHKTPVYAPSSPKVYKIPAYGYKPHYRKYDDVY
- the LOC107456660 gene encoding uncharacterized protein, coding for MDFSYTCLFFSLLSVIFWNSIYIKADKNYPKYPKKPYSFGYNTDDGYGNSQNRYESSDPYDGSVKGSYGYWNADGVYRTVYYVADNAGFRAKIKTNEPGTANQNPASVEITALDPPPYKPPPKTYPAYPPPAYSPSYPSYPSPPQYKYPEPTKTSYSYSYPPSYPKYSSPYPQPKYPPPAYPQSKYPPPAYPKPKYPAYPQPKYPAYPQPKYPAYPQPKYPSYPQPKYPAYPQPKYPPPTYPEPKYPAPAYYPQPDYPSPPPYSPPKYPAPKYPQPKYPSYPPPAPKYPSPPKPDKPSYPPPPKYPPPATYPDHPKSYNPKYPEPSYPPPPPKSYKPKYPEPSYPPPPPKSYKPKYPEPSYPPPPPKSYKPKYTPSYPPPAPKYPAPPKYPTYTPSPGYKYPLPPPTEAPPAEEKPVDPPIEDPPTDDAETVTEAAPEEPSGEQVTEVEGPEQQQPVRSERLQRQRPAFGKRLRPSVNRFSAPSPPLERLEVESVEIPDEIWDLRQ